In the genome of Mesosutterella faecium, the window CTCGAGATCTGCGAAAGGGACGGCGCGGGCAATCCCGAAGAAGCGGCCTGCCTCCTCTGCCTCATTTGGGCTTTGATCAGGATCGCAGACCAGGGCGAGAGCAGGCTTGCTTTCTTTGTCCTTCTTCGGCTCCTGCTCCTCAGGCCCTGATTGGAAAAGAGCTGGCTCAAGGAGCTCGATCAATTCGCAGGCCGCGAAGCGTAAAAGAGAAGCCTCGCAAAAAGCGGAAACTCCCGCGATCCTAGCTCCAGAAGGGGTTGACGCAGGACAAACTCAGGCCAAATTAATTTCAAATATCCCGGAAATTCAATGATTTGAATTTGCCGGGGTATTTATTTTATGGTATCATAGTCTATAATTAATAAAAACATGCTATCGCCATGGATTCTTCTGAAAACGCCTCCGGCAAAATGAACTTTTCCACTTACACGGACAAACAGGGAAGGACCTATGTCTACACCTACCGCAACAAGTGGGATCCAAAGAAACATCAGTCGCGCATTGCGGAGCGGCATCATGTCGGCAGGCTGGATCCGCAGACCCGCCAAGTCCGTGTGGGAAAAGCCTTTCTTGCCCTTCATCCGGAATACGCTGGCAGGGACTGGTACTGGGCTGGAAACTCACTGGTCAGCGCACAGGACGTCGGAGAAGCGGAGCCGCAGGAACCGGCTTCCGATGAAGGCTGGGAGCAGAACGAGACCGTTTCCATGGGCTGCACCTGGGCGGCCCGGGAATACTGCATTCTCCACGGCATCAGGGATGACCTGAAGTCCGTGTTTGGCGCGGATCTTGCTGAAAAGCTCATGGATCTGGCCATCTTCCAGTTCGACGCCGGCCAGGCCATGATGCTCTACAGCGACTGGCTCTCAGGGGTTTATCTGCCGGGGGCCCGGCCTTTGTCCAGCCAGAGAATTTCCGAAGTTCTGGAACAGGTGGACCGCGACAAGCTCAAGGCCTATTTCAAGCTCCGCTTCAAACGCTCTGCCGAGGAAGCCCGGCAGCGCAGCGCCCTGATCAAAGCCTCGCTCAAGCCCGGCAGCTATGTCCCGCCGCAAATGCTGGCGCTGGACAGCACGAGCATCTCCACCTACTCCGAGACGATCAGAGACGCCGCCTACGGTCATGCCAAACAGAACCCGGAACTCAGGCAGGTCAATCTCGCCTTCGTCTGCGACTACGTCACCGGAGAGGCAGTCTTCGCCCACATTTACGAGGGGTCCATCAATGACGCGGCCTCTTTCCGTGAAATCCTTTTTCAGATGCGGGACGAAGGCATTGAACTGGACAAGATGCTCCTTGTCACGGACCGCGGCTACAGCAGCATCATGAACACCCAGAAATCCCTGGAGCTGAACCTGCGGTTCGTCCAGGGCGTGCGGGTCGTCGAGGACTCGGTCAAACGAAAGTTTGACAAACACAGGAAGGATTT includes:
- a CDS encoding IS1634 family transposase, which translates into the protein MDSSENASGKMNFSTYTDKQGRTYVYTYRNKWDPKKHQSRIAERHHVGRLDPQTRQVRVGKAFLALHPEYAGRDWYWAGNSLVSAQDVGEAEPQEPASDEGWEQNETVSMGCTWAAREYCILHGIRDDLKSVFGADLAEKLMDLAIFQFDAGQAMMLYSDWLSGVYLPGARPLSSQRISEVLEQVDRDKLKAYFKLRFKRSAEEARQRSALIKASLKPGSYVPPQMLALDSTSISTYSETIRDAAYGHAKQNPELRQVNLAFVCDYVTGEAVFAHIYEGSINDAASFREILFQMRDEGIELDKMLLVTDRGYSSIMNTQKSLELNLRFVQGVRVVEDSVKRKFDKHRKDFEKPACQSGLLEVAAVTAPDAEWRSNRQDVKVALHLYRNNIRAAKESFDLLKAIEKALKKKNEGRSVDSQAWQDVKNFLTCTKDDSGRPVWKPDYEAIEKETRYYGCFVIRTNEIADPFAALEIYRERNVVEQSFDQFKNEIHGDRIRSTDSTYIGRLFIYILAQTLRTRMSFSARAQTQSNSDLKLPGNSLTLALAKLRNVQATKLKTHNKWVSQQLAKKHRDLFTMLGLPVPPRVLKPKLPFN